Proteins encoded in a region of the Pristis pectinata isolate sPriPec2 chromosome 16, sPriPec2.1.pri, whole genome shotgun sequence genome:
- the tmem74b gene encoding transmembrane protein 74B, which translates to MASAECYSRLEVRDNDLELTSHGSRPQLTVNGDAGAPCTRKLSAPRSAPAPSGDPLPRDQEQETSFISRVDQLSANRCSARPGVVPTHCGRERPHETSPRSEEEPEPEANGQSVDYGFMVALVFLVAGITLVVIAYAIPRESKVDPDTVTAREMERLELHYALLGSHLDKCIIAGLGLLTLGGMLLSLLLMVSICKGDLYGRRNFMVTGRARKTYGSINLRMKPLDGEGHQSLVESEVIQVSENLSQTGS; encoded by the coding sequence ATGGCGTCTGCGGAATGCTATTCCCGTCTGGAAGTGAGGGACAACGACCTCGAGCTCACCAGCCACGGCTCCCGGCCCCAGCTGACGGTGAACGGCGACGCGGGCGCGCCCTGCACCCGCAAGCTTTCAGCACCGCGGTCAGCTCCAGCGCCCAGCGGCGACCCGCTGCCCCGCGACCAGGAGCAGGAGACTTCCTTCATTTCCCGGGTGGACCAACTGAGCGCCAATAGGTGCTCGGCCAGGCCAGGGGTCGTGCCCACCCACTGCGGCCGGGAGAGACCCCACGAGACGTCGCCTCGCTCCGAGGAGGAGCCCGAACCCGAGGCAAACGGACAGTCAGTTGACTATGGCTTCATGGTGGCGCTGGTTTTTCTGGTGGCCGGCATCACCCTGGTGGTTATCGCCTACGCCATTCCGAGGGAGTCCAAAGTGGATCCGGACACGGTGACAGCCCGGGAGATGGAGAGGCTGGAGTTACATTACGCCCTCTTGGGCTCTCACCTGGACAAGTGCATCATCGCTGGGCTGGGTCTGCTGACTCTGGGAGGCATGCTCCTCTCCCTGCTGCTCATGGTCTCCATCTGCAAAGGCGATCTGTACGGCAGGAGGAACTTCATGGTGACTGGCAGAGCCAGGAAGACCTACGGGTCCATAAACCTGAGAATGAAGCCATTGGACGGCGAAGGTCATCAGTCCTtggtggagtcggaggtgatccagGTGTCCGAGAACCTCAGCCAGACCGGCTCCTGA